A genomic region of Metopolophium dirhodum isolate CAU chromosome 1, ASM1992520v1, whole genome shotgun sequence contains the following coding sequences:
- the LOC132953609 gene encoding craniofacial development protein 2-like, protein MNFRSVKNLSRRKIAPHSDVRVGATLQDTCEKNKTQRIGTWNVRTMLKTGKLENIKIEMKRLDIDILGLCEIRWPDNGDFWSDEIRVIHTNSTRGQAGVGIALNMKWGKRVTNVVTYSSRLCLIKIESTPNNLVIIQVYMPTSKADDEEVEEVYAGIEELIQHTKPHDNVIITGDFNAIVGKGREGREVGDFGLGKRNARGERVVEFCRENGMIITNTRFQNPKSRIYTWKMPGDIARYQIDYILVKNRFKNQVKFCKTYPSADCDSDHNIVIAKCELRYKKPQRTKVQQDNYNVRLLKRAEIEKEYGRYMDIEYQKQNVDDPPNKKWKNIKSAIKKAADSVLTKKENKEPRRAWIDKEIVKLIDERRKYKNNNTREGQQKYRQLRNQVN, encoded by the coding sequence ATGAATTTTCGCAGTGTAAAAAATTTGTCCAGACGTAAAATAGCTCCCCATTCGGATGTCCGGGTGGGAGCTACCCTGCAGGATACATGTGAGAAGAACAAAACGCAAAGAATAGGAACGTGGAATGTACGAACAATGTTGAAAACAGGCAAgctggaaaatataaaaatagaaatgaaAAGACTAGATATAGACATATTAGGATTATGCGAAATACGTTGGCCAGATAATGGTGACTTCTGGTCTGACGAAATCAGAGTTATTCATACAAATAGTACAAGAGGACAAGCCGGTGTTGGTATTGCTCTCAATATGAAGTGGGGTAAAAGAGTTACAAATGTTGTGACCTATAGTAGCAGACTATGTTTGATCAAAATAGAGTCAACACCAAACAACCTTGTAATTATACAAGTTTATATGCCAACGTCAAAAGCAGATGATGAAGAAGTGGAAGAAGTGTATGCAGGCATTGAAGAGCTAATACAACATACTAAACCACACGATAACGTAATCATCACGGGAGACTTTAATGCTATAGTTGGAAAAGGCAGGGAAGGTAGAGAAGTCGGAGACTTCGGTTTAGGTAAGAGAAATGCAAGAGGAGAAAGAGTAGTGGAGTTTTGCAGAGAAAATGGTATGATTATAACAAACACCAGATTTCAAAACCCTAAGAGTAGAATATATACATGGAAAATGCCAGGTGATATTGCCCGCTACCAAATAGATTACATACTGGtaaaaaatcgatttaaaaatCAAGTTAAATTCTGTAAAACATATCCGAGTGCTGATTGTGACAGTGATCACAATATAGTAATAGCGAAATGTGAACTTAGATATAAAAAACCACAAAGAACAAAAGTACAGCAAGACAATTATAATGTTAGATTACTTAAGAGAGCGGAGATTGAGAAAGAATATGGACGTTATATGGATATCGAataccaaaaacaaaatgtagatGATCCACCGAATAAAAAGTGGAAGAACATAAAATCAGCTATTAAAAAAGCGGCGGATTCTGTgctaacaaaaaaagaaaataaagaaCCCAGAAGAGCATGGATTGACAAGGAAATAGTAAAACTTATAGATGAaagacgaaaatataaaaacaataacacgAGAGAAGGACAACAGAAGTATCGTCAACTAAGGAACCAGGTTAATTGA